One genomic window of Candidatus Sysuiplasma acidicola includes the following:
- a CDS encoding isopentenyl phosphate kinase family protein, with amino-acid sequence MRNVELALVKLGGSVVTNKSRLRSFARRNTDRLLGELSIYLSEGRNRGAIVVHGGGSFGHIIAKKYSIKEGFTGTDQLSGFAEVRKDMRDLDARIIELMHAHSMPAVSFPPENLFKVNDGNIISTYADSVLAATRIGLVPVSFGDAVMDRRRTFTILSGDSIMKELSRAARPSVSIFCTDVDGIFTADPKTSLESLLLQSISTASKLNAGSAVGDDVTGGMEGKLRVLFEVAKYSGRTHVVNGNKHGRLSAALNGDATAGTEVNARRRREIE; translated from the coding sequence ATGAGAAACGTCGAACTTGCACTGGTGAAACTTGGTGGAAGCGTCGTGACAAATAAATCTAGACTCAGGTCGTTCGCAAGGAGAAACACAGATAGGCTCCTCGGCGAACTTTCCATTTATCTCTCAGAAGGAAGAAACAGAGGTGCCATAGTTGTGCACGGCGGCGGATCGTTTGGTCACATAATTGCCAAGAAATATTCAATAAAAGAAGGTTTCACAGGCACTGACCAGTTGAGTGGTTTTGCTGAAGTGCGTAAGGATATGCGCGACCTTGATGCTAGAATAATAGAGTTGATGCACGCCCATTCAATGCCTGCGGTGTCGTTCCCCCCGGAAAATCTTTTCAAAGTCAACGACGGTAACATCATCTCCACCTATGCAGATTCAGTGCTGGCGGCCACAAGGATAGGACTCGTACCGGTATCGTTCGGGGATGCTGTCATGGACCGGAGGAGAACATTCACGATACTGTCGGGTGACAGCATAATGAAGGAACTGAGTCGCGCGGCCAGGCCGTCTGTTTCAATATTCTGCACTGATGTAGACGGGATCTTTACAGCGGATCCTAAAACATCTCTTGAGAGTTTACTGCTGCAAAGTATTTCAACGGCGTCTAAGCTCAATGCAGGTTCGGCAGTCGGTGATGACGTGACCGGAGGTATGGAAGGCAAGCTTAGAGTTCTTTTTGAAGTCGCAAAATACAGCGGAAGAACACACGTGGTGAACGGGAATAAACATGGGCGCCTTTCTGCTGCGCTAAATGGAGACGCAACAGCAGGAACAGAAGTTAATGCACGACGCCGGAGAGAGATTGAATAA
- the fni gene encoding type 2 isopentenyl-diphosphate Delta-isomerase, giving the protein MPDNSVNGITEKRKGEHVDIVLNKPVNSTSNYWDDVTMVHNSLPEIDFGSISTETEFLGRKIGAPIVISGMTGGFAKAKDINRNLAEAASALQIPMGVGSQRAALENPELAGTYSVVSDYDIPLTIANIGAPQLIGQKGKRAYRVDDATKAMEMIDADVLAIHMNYLQEVVQPEGDRNANGVVEAISSIAGKMPVMAKETGAGVSRKTALMLKKAGVKAIDVGGLGGTSWSAVEYHRARSRGNGLGERLGKTFWNWGIPTPVSVTKANVGLPVVASGGIRNGLDAAKAICLGASCAGLAGALIRSASESSLAVKSELMGIIEELRVAMFLTGSQNVRDLSKKKCIISGMTGVWIGVD; this is encoded by the coding sequence ATGCCTGACAATTCAGTTAATGGAATTACAGAAAAACGCAAGGGGGAACATGTGGATATAGTTCTCAACAAACCGGTAAACTCCACTTCGAATTACTGGGACGATGTCACCATGGTGCATAACTCACTTCCGGAGATAGATTTTGGCTCTATTTCCACGGAAACAGAGTTTCTGGGAAGAAAGATAGGTGCACCAATAGTGATATCTGGAATGACCGGTGGATTCGCAAAAGCGAAGGATATAAACAGAAATCTCGCGGAGGCTGCCTCCGCACTGCAGATTCCGATGGGAGTCGGCAGTCAGAGGGCAGCGCTTGAGAATCCTGAGCTTGCGGGGACATACAGTGTTGTTTCAGACTACGACATACCGCTCACAATTGCAAACATAGGCGCTCCACAGTTGATAGGCCAGAAAGGCAAGAGAGCATACAGAGTTGACGACGCAACAAAGGCGATGGAAATGATCGACGCAGATGTGCTGGCAATACACATGAACTATCTCCAAGAGGTTGTACAGCCGGAGGGGGATCGCAACGCCAATGGCGTGGTAGAGGCCATAAGCAGTATCGCCGGCAAGATGCCGGTTATGGCAAAGGAGACCGGTGCAGGTGTGAGCAGGAAAACAGCACTAATGTTAAAGAAGGCAGGAGTTAAAGCAATAGATGTGGGAGGACTTGGTGGAACCAGCTGGTCCGCGGTGGAGTACCACAGAGCGAGAAGCAGAGGAAACGGACTCGGCGAAAGACTCGGCAAGACCTTTTGGAACTGGGGGATACCGACACCTGTTTCTGTCACCAAAGCGAACGTGGGTTTGCCTGTCGTTGCTTCCGGTGGGATAAGAAACGGCCTCGACGCAGCAAAAGCTATTTGTCTTGGAGCATCCTGTGCAGGTCTGGCAGGGGCGCTAATCAGGTCTGCTTCTGAGAGCAGTCTTGCCGTAAAGTCGGAGTTGATGGGGATAATAGAGGAACTTAGAGTTGCGATGTTCCTCACAGGGTCGCAGAATGTTAGGGACCTTTCGAAAAAGAAATGCATCATTTCCGGCATGACAGGGGTGTGGATCGGTGTTGACTGA
- a CDS encoding polyprenyl synthetase family protein, with product MSLMDRLEGRKAKINRELEKALAIGDNETLRTAMKHYPLAGGKRLRPLLAYLVAEAISGNGETTVPYGVGLELIHNFTLVHDDIMDKSDMRRGILSVHKKFNTPTAIIAGDALFALAFENICNLQIDDALLRIIVNDTALAVREVAEGQQMDMEFEKKHDVAVRDYLNMIDKKTSRLYFAAARSGAIIGRGTLEQIKAMGELGYLMGIGFQIWDDILDLEGDEEKTGKPFGGDIREGKRTLMVVYGMNELRGEDRKTFSGILGNPKASRKSVQEAVSLLHKCGAVSYAKNFALEYVREAKEKTTVLKFSEAKELLLEMIDYTVRRDS from the coding sequence ATGAGCTTAATGGATAGACTCGAAGGAAGGAAGGCCAAGATTAACAGGGAACTTGAAAAAGCCCTGGCAATCGGAGACAACGAAACTCTCAGAACAGCCATGAAACATTACCCGCTGGCGGGAGGAAAGAGGTTGAGACCATTGCTTGCATATCTTGTCGCCGAAGCGATTTCAGGCAATGGTGAAACCACTGTGCCGTACGGCGTGGGCCTGGAACTAATCCATAACTTTACACTTGTTCACGACGACATAATGGACAAATCCGATATGAGACGCGGTATCCTGTCCGTGCATAAGAAATTCAATACACCTACAGCCATAATTGCTGGAGACGCGCTGTTTGCGCTGGCGTTTGAAAACATATGCAATCTGCAGATTGACGATGCGCTTCTCAGAATAATAGTCAACGATACTGCCCTTGCAGTAAGGGAAGTGGCTGAAGGGCAGCAGATGGACATGGAATTTGAGAAGAAGCACGACGTTGCGGTCCGCGATTACCTGAACATGATTGACAAGAAGACGTCTAGGCTCTATTTTGCAGCTGCTCGCTCCGGAGCCATCATAGGCAGGGGAACACTGGAACAGATAAAGGCAATGGGCGAGCTCGGCTATCTGATGGGTATAGGCTTCCAGATATGGGATGATATTCTCGACCTTGAGGGCGACGAGGAAAAAACCGGGAAACCATTCGGTGGCGACATACGGGAAGGAAAGAGGACACTAATGGTAGTTTATGGGATGAATGAGCTCAGGGGGGAAGATAGAAAGACATTCAGCGGCATTCTTGGCAACCCCAAAGCATCGCGGAAATCTGTCCAGGAGGCCGTGAGTCTTCTGCACAAGTGCGGTGCCGTATCCTACGCCAAGAACTTCGCTCTCGAGTATGTCAGGGAAGCGAAGGAGAAGACAACAGTGCTCAAGTTTTCGGAAGCCAAGGAACTTCTGCTGGAAATGATTGACTATACCGTCCGGCGGGACAGCTGA
- the radB gene encoding DNA repair and recombination protein RadB codes for MMPLSTVGAIKRLVPKLRTGSQKIDLLLDGGIEPSTITMIYGEGGTGKTNLCLMVSRNAVLDGFKVVYIDTEGVSMDRLRQLCGAEFDKVSRNILFSTPYDFIEQTKLIEKGIKLIESRGKIGLIVVDSLTMLFRSHRADEQEDRKELNEQLSMLLSAARKNDIPVLITSQVYTNIDRGTFEPLGGHAINHAAKTILMFEKLENRRRMATLVKHRYLRDSEHVEFSITQGGIE; via the coding sequence ATGATGCCTTTATCTACGGTTGGTGCAATCAAGAGACTCGTGCCAAAGTTACGTACCGGTTCGCAGAAGATCGATTTGCTGCTGGATGGTGGCATCGAGCCGTCGACGATCACAATGATTTACGGCGAGGGAGGCACAGGTAAAACCAATCTCTGTCTGATGGTTTCCAGGAATGCAGTGCTCGATGGCTTCAAAGTGGTATATATAGACACCGAAGGAGTTTCGATGGATCGTCTCCGTCAACTGTGCGGTGCAGAATTTGATAAAGTATCCAGGAATATACTCTTTTCTACGCCATATGATTTCATAGAGCAGACCAAACTCATTGAGAAAGGCATTAAACTGATTGAAAGCAGGGGAAAGATAGGTCTCATCGTGGTAGACAGTCTGACAATGCTCTTCCGGTCTCACAGGGCAGATGAGCAGGAAGACAGGAAGGAACTCAACGAACAGCTCTCGATGCTGCTCTCGGCTGCAAGAAAGAACGATATACCTGTCCTCATAACTTCGCAGGTCTACACTAACATAGATCGTGGCACATTCGAGCCGCTGGGCGGTCATGCCATCAACCATGCCGCCAAAACCATACTCATGTTTGAGAAGCTTGAAAACAGGAGGCGGATGGCTACGCTAGTAAAGCACCGGTATCTCCGTGACAGCGAACATGTCGAGTTCAGCATAACTCAAGGTGGAATCGAATAG